Proteins encoded by one window of Lutibacter sp. A64:
- a CDS encoding tetratricopeptide repeat protein — MNAKVNSPKLNYLLFKYSILVLSFIFISCNSKKESEYSPLQIALNNHKHDEGFIGSKNCIECHQTEYNEWMGSDHQLAMQLPTDSTVLGDFNNIKYTIYGVTSTFFKKDSLFMVNTQGPDGKYADFEVKYTFGVYPLQQYLVIFPKGSLQVLTPFWDSRSKEDGGQKWQHLYPDEFIASHDELNWGRALQNWNYMCAECHSTNVKKNYNPDTQAYNTTFDEINVSCEACHGPGDLHEKWAKDTLQNVENMGFVFDIMDRDPSRWIIDPETAKVTRSKPRTSNMQVEWCGRCHSRRAQLTDEYIFGKVLEHTHQIAYLDYPLYNDDGTNNDEDYVYGSFLQSKMYAKGVTCKDCHNVHSGELKGGKENVCFQCHMPSKYKTKEHHKHDENGTGASCISCHLPKITIMVVDPRSDHSMRIPRPDISVKTGAVNACNNCHTDKSNEWAAKEFKNWYGNKYDTIPHYGFAFHNIRTNKPDAQSDLNKVINDKDMANIVVGTAIRFQDYNNNPLAFENLKMALASTSPLVRRAGLESLRSLSKQQQYKYALPLANDTVYGVRHMANSLIYDIPTTNLPTKQKQVVDKARKEYINQLLYWQDRSLGLSSIGVAAIGLGKLDQAEDYFKKAVALDTLNLIVKINYADLKRMQGKNEECISLLKEVIEIDKTFSMAYQALAFAYIRIGDKTKAFKTLETAKSVVKNDAQNHYYYAVMQNDLGNSEEAIKTITKALKEYPNNEQLLTLAYSIYKNKGDSTKAENVLNTLIKVFPHSNQYQQVKNLN; from the coding sequence ATGAATGCAAAAGTAAATTCACCCAAACTCAATTACTTATTATTTAAATATTCAATTTTAGTTCTAAGTTTTATTTTTATTTCTTGTAACTCAAAAAAAGAAAGTGAATACTCTCCTCTTCAAATTGCATTAAACAATCATAAACACGATGAAGGTTTTATAGGCTCTAAAAATTGTATTGAGTGCCACCAAACTGAATACAATGAATGGATGGGATCAGACCATCAACTAGCTATGCAATTACCAACAGATAGTACTGTTTTGGGTGATTTTAACAATATAAAATATACAATTTATGGTGTAACTAGTACCTTCTTTAAAAAAGACAGCTTGTTTATGGTCAATACACAAGGACCTGATGGAAAATATGCCGATTTTGAAGTTAAATACACCTTTGGAGTTTACCCTTTACAACAATACTTAGTTATATTCCCTAAGGGTAGTCTACAAGTACTTACTCCTTTTTGGGATTCACGTTCAAAAGAAGATGGAGGTCAAAAATGGCAGCACTTATATCCTGATGAGTTTATAGCTTCACACGATGAACTAAATTGGGGTAGAGCTTTACAGAATTGGAATTATATGTGTGCCGAATGCCACTCAACCAATGTTAAAAAAAATTACAACCCAGATACACAAGCTTACAATACTACTTTTGATGAAATAAATGTTTCTTGTGAGGCTTGCCACGGACCAGGTGATCTACACGAAAAATGGGCAAAAGACACACTTCAAAATGTAGAAAATATGGGATTTGTCTTCGATATAATGGATAGAGACCCTAGTAGGTGGATTATAGATCCTGAAACTGCAAAAGTTACGCGTTCAAAACCTAGAACTTCAAATATGCAAGTAGAATGGTGTGGTCGTTGTCATTCAAGAAGAGCCCAACTAACAGATGAATATATCTTTGGAAAAGTACTTGAACATACACACCAAATAGCTTATTTAGATTATCCTTTATATAATGACGATGGTACTAACAATGACGAAGATTATGTGTATGGCTCTTTCCTACAAAGCAAAATGTACGCAAAAGGTGTCACTTGTAAAGATTGTCATAATGTACATAGTGGAGAATTAAAAGGTGGTAAAGAAAATGTTTGTTTTCAATGTCATATGCCTAGTAAATACAAAACCAAAGAACATCATAAACATGACGAAAACGGAACTGGAGCAAGCTGTATAAGTTGCCATTTACCAAAAATTACCATAATGGTAGTTGACCCGCGTTCAGACCACAGTATGCGAATTCCAAGACCTGATATTAGTGTAAAAACAGGAGCTGTAAATGCCTGCAATAATTGTCATACAGATAAATCTAACGAGTGGGCTGCTAAAGAATTTAAAAATTGGTATGGTAATAAATATGATACAATACCACATTATGGCTTTGCTTTTCATAATATAAGAACAAATAAACCAGATGCACAATCAGACTTAAATAAAGTTATTAATGATAAAGATATGGCTAATATTGTAGTTGGTACTGCAATTAGATTTCAAGATTATAACAACAACCCTTTAGCTTTTGAAAATTTAAAAATGGCACTAGCATCTACAAGTCCTTTAGTAAGACGAGCTGGATTAGAATCTTTAAGAAGTCTATCTAAGCAACAACAATACAAATATGCTTTACCTTTAGCTAATGATACCGTTTATGGTGTTAGACATATGGCCAACAGCTTAATTTATGACATACCTACAACAAATTTACCTACAAAGCAAAAACAAGTAGTTGATAAAGCAAGGAAAGAATACATCAATCAATTATTATATTGGCAAGATCGCTCTTTAGGATTATCATCTATAGGTGTTGCAGCTATAGGCTTAGGTAAATTAGATCAGGCTGAAGATTACTTTAAAAAAGCAGTGGCATTAGATACTTTAAATTTAATTGTAAAAATTAACTACGCTGACTTAAAAAGAATGCAAGGTAAAAATGAAGAATGCATTTCGTTATTAAAAGAAGTTATAGAAATAGATAAAACCTTTTCAATGGCATATCAAGCATTGGCTTTTGCTTATATTAGAATAGGTGATAAAACAAAGGCTTTTAAAACATTAGAAACCGCTAAGTCTGTAGTTAAAAATGATGCTCAAAATCACTACTATTATGCTGTAATGCAAAATGATTTAGGTAACAGCGAAGAAGCTATTAAAACCATTACAAAAGCTTTAAAAGAATATCCGAACAATGAACAGCTATTAACTTTAGCTTATTCTATTTATAAAAATAAAGGAGATTCTACTAAAGCTGAAAATGTTTTAAATACATTAATAAAAGTATTTCCACATAGTAATCAATACCAGCAAGTTAAAAATTTAAATTAA
- a CDS encoding bifunctional folylpolyglutamate synthase/dihydrofolate synthase yields the protein MNYNNTLSWMFSQLPMYQRQGNTAFKKDLTNSLALSKHLNFPEKKFKTIHVAGTNGKGSTSHMLASILQEAGYKVGLYTSPHLKDFRERIKINGTVIRKIDVINFIKKNTEFLTTHQLSFFEMTVSLAFECFAKQQVDIAIIEVGLGGRLDSTNIITPEVSVITNIGLDHTQFLGETLPEIAFEKAGIIKPAVPVVIGEFQEVVFPVFEKIALEKNAPLFLASKNYKANYLSDLKGSYQQHNIKTVVKTIEVLKEKGFRILEENIQQGLLNVKNNTGLLGRWQLLNTSPKVICDTGHNKEGLGYVLTQLQNEEFETLHFVFGVVNDKDLKGVLPMFPKNATYYFCKPDIPRGLDAEKLQLQCTSFGLKGKKYSSVQVAYKEALKKASDNDLIFIGGSTFVVAEVV from the coding sequence ATGAATTATAACAACACCCTTAGTTGGATGTTTTCTCAGTTGCCAATGTATCAAAGGCAAGGAAACACCGCTTTTAAAAAAGATTTAACCAATAGTTTAGCCTTATCTAAACATTTAAATTTTCCAGAAAAAAAGTTTAAAACCATTCATGTAGCTGGTACAAATGGCAAAGGATCTACCAGTCATATGTTAGCTTCAATTTTACAAGAAGCAGGTTATAAAGTTGGTTTATATACGTCTCCACATTTAAAAGATTTTAGAGAGCGTATTAAAATTAATGGTACAGTTATTCGTAAAATTGATGTCATAAATTTCATAAAAAAGAATACTGAATTTTTAACCACGCATCAGTTGTCTTTTTTTGAAATGACGGTTAGTTTAGCTTTCGAATGTTTTGCAAAACAACAAGTAGATATCGCAATTATTGAAGTAGGCTTAGGCGGAAGGTTAGATTCAACAAATATTATAACTCCAGAAGTTTCTGTAATTACAAATATAGGGTTAGATCACACACAATTTTTAGGGGAAACATTACCCGAAATTGCTTTTGAAAAGGCAGGAATAATAAAACCAGCTGTTCCTGTTGTAATTGGTGAATTTCAAGAGGTAGTTTTTCCAGTATTCGAGAAAATTGCTTTAGAAAAAAATGCGCCGCTATTTTTGGCTTCAAAAAATTACAAGGCTAATTATCTGTCCGACTTAAAAGGTAGTTATCAGCAGCATAATATAAAAACTGTTGTAAAAACTATTGAAGTACTCAAGGAAAAAGGGTTTAGAATTTTAGAAGAAAATATACAGCAAGGGCTCTTAAATGTTAAAAACAATACAGGCCTCTTAGGAAGGTGGCAACTTTTAAATACTTCACCTAAAGTTATATGCGATACAGGGCATAATAAAGAAGGTTTGGGTTATGTGTTAACTCAGTTACAAAATGAAGAATTTGAGACCTTACATTTTGTTTTTGGAGTTGTAAATGATAAAGATCTAAAGGGAGTTTTACCTATGTTTCCAAAAAATGCTACTTATTATTTTTGTAAGCCAGATATTCCAAGAGGATTAGATGCCGAAAAGCTACAGTTACAATGTACATCTTTTGGTTTAAAAGGAAAAAAATATAGCTCGGTACAAGTTGCTTATAAAGAAGCTTTAAAAAAAGCTTCAGATAATGATTTAATTTTTATTGGAGGAAGTACTTTTGTTGTTGCTGAAGTTGTTTAA
- a CDS encoding hybrid sensor histidine kinase/response regulator transcription factor encodes MLKKSYLLIIPILLYCIGLTAQEESLKYSEKLSISNGLAHNGVTSILEDSRGFLWFGTYDGINRYDGYEVKTYKNTIDQNILISNRVRAISEDEKGNLWFGTDEGVSIYDVSKEKFEKIYSNQLLGKNTSGPIVRNILIAKELGLIVCLTEGNGVALFNEDHSFIGRYIPTGESFDKNILFYKGIKLNNTNYVFTTSSGLILFNLKTKQFKKLLENKIDYCNSVIKLDEETLLISLLNGVAFVDFKIKNGAFNFKLVHKSLENYQFNSLLLDPLQKLWLGTLNDGLIKIDDVNSLKNLPPFKIKSFKDGMKILRMSSLVATKNNYCWAATFNKGLYKFNINQNPFKYYNIKMGHKHGLLTNSVTHVAPLDDDRVYLTASFGGMALFNTKTEKFEKVPLKLSKQQLLNISSVFVDSKKNVWFRAYREKFLYRLKNGESLLEKVVLENLSTTDNIGIRSFTEDKYGNIWIGLNNDVYKISLNKNNKIINVESLNKNVLFNDEKLSLARYIYADPIYNYIWIGADSDGLFRISYKENDKVEDLKIDRYVKDAKNPLSISSNFVTSIIRLPNEDLWVGTEGGGICKVLNSDSNPEFIAYTEKNGLSNNVVKSILYDDDYNLWISTNIGLNKYNAKEASFRRFNDSDGLPFEDFWFAASRLGNGNMLFSGLDGFCYINPKNIKNDEKLPKLEFENFKLFNKLILPGDTVNNRVLLKKHLTNSEIIELKYNENVFSLDLTSLHFSNPENHKLRYKLSPINEDWVEVPSSQKIIYYNGLQPGPYELNVMASNSLNEWTEPKKLKILITPPFWKTTKAYFLYILLIGLIIFLIVRVILKIQSLNYKVQIEQIEINNVKELNKAKLQFFSNISHEIKTPLTLISGPISILINRFKNNADVKEKLEIVKRQSKKISQLVDQVHDFQRSDANLLKMHYSTFCFDTFINELLTDFKFLANNDNKNIEIIRESDEIYVSADKDKLEKILNNLLNNAFKYTKAKDSIKIIYKKEHNNLVLKVCDTGRGIDKDDIEHIFERFYQSQKKHNTYIGGSGIGLAFSKRLVDMHYGYIKAESELNEGTKFTIVLPIVQTEFNEYQKEKELEILTAEKTYTPNQNFENNDDLSGIEVNSEFANSKIFFAEDNSDMRKFVSGVLSNFFQIKSFVNGKECINEMENEWPDVVVSDVLMPEMNGFDLCKRIKSNIKTSHIPVILLTASTAIEDQLQGLKDGADSYIKKPFNIQYLITRIESILQNRKQLRERYKMDFPLNIDRDETNSKDEVFLEKLYNLIKENLDNQNLDLNSFAKELYLNRTHFYQKVKVLTNQTPFELLKNYRLKKAAEFLLQKKISVNEVYVMTGFKSRTHFTKLFKEKYNTTPGKYAAETKKKFNS; translated from the coding sequence ATGTTAAAGAAAAGTTACCTACTAATAATTCCAATTTTACTTTATTGTATAGGGTTAACGGCACAAGAAGAATCCCTTAAGTATTCTGAAAAATTAAGTATTTCTAACGGTTTAGCTCATAATGGGGTAACTTCAATTTTAGAAGATTCTAGAGGGTTTTTATGGTTTGGAACTTATGATGGGATAAATAGGTATGATGGATATGAGGTGAAAACATATAAAAATACCATAGATCAGAATATTTTAATAAGCAATAGAGTTAGAGCAATTAGTGAGGACGAGAAAGGAAATTTATGGTTTGGAACTGATGAAGGAGTTTCTATTTACGATGTATCTAAAGAAAAATTTGAGAAGATTTATTCAAATCAACTTCTAGGAAAAAATACAAGTGGTCCTATTGTTAGAAATATTTTAATTGCAAAAGAATTAGGTTTAATAGTTTGTTTAACTGAGGGGAATGGTGTTGCTTTATTTAATGAAGATCACTCATTTATAGGTCGATATATTCCAACTGGAGAAAGTTTTGATAAAAATATTTTGTTTTATAAAGGTATAAAGTTAAACAACACTAACTATGTTTTTACCACTTCAAGCGGTTTAATTCTTTTTAATTTAAAGACTAAGCAATTTAAAAAATTATTAGAAAATAAAATAGATTATTGTAACTCAGTAATTAAATTAGATGAAGAAACGTTACTAATTTCATTATTAAATGGTGTTGCTTTTGTAGATTTTAAAATTAAAAATGGGGCATTTAATTTTAAGCTAGTTCATAAATCTCTTGAAAATTATCAATTTAATAGTTTATTATTAGACCCTTTACAAAAATTATGGTTAGGTACTTTAAATGATGGGTTAATTAAAATTGATGATGTTAATTCTTTGAAGAATCTACCTCCTTTTAAAATTAAATCATTTAAGGATGGTATGAAAATTTTAAGAATGAGTTCTTTAGTTGCTACAAAAAATAATTATTGTTGGGCTGCAACCTTTAATAAAGGCCTCTATAAATTTAATATTAATCAAAATCCGTTTAAATATTATAATATAAAAATGGGACATAAACATGGATTGCTCACAAATAGTGTAACACATGTTGCTCCTTTAGATGATGATAGGGTTTATTTAACTGCGAGTTTTGGAGGTATGGCATTATTTAATACCAAAACAGAAAAGTTTGAAAAAGTTCCTTTAAAACTTTCAAAGCAACAGTTGCTAAATATATCTTCTGTTTTTGTAGATTCTAAAAAAAATGTATGGTTTAGAGCTTATAGGGAAAAGTTTTTATATAGACTTAAAAATGGAGAATCTTTATTAGAGAAAGTAGTTTTAGAAAATCTTTCAACAACAGATAATATTGGTATACGTTCTTTTACGGAAGATAAATATGGAAATATTTGGATAGGATTAAATAATGACGTTTATAAAATATCACTTAATAAAAATAATAAGATTATAAATGTTGAATCCTTAAATAAAAACGTATTATTTAATGATGAAAAATTATCACTCGCACGTTATATATATGCCGATCCAATTTATAATTATATATGGATAGGGGCCGATTCTGATGGTTTATTTAGAATTAGTTATAAAGAAAATGATAAGGTTGAAGATTTAAAGATAGACAGGTATGTAAAAGATGCTAAAAATCCATTATCTATATCAAGTAATTTTGTAACATCTATTATTCGTTTGCCTAATGAAGATCTTTGGGTTGGAACTGAAGGTGGAGGGATTTGTAAGGTTTTAAATAGCGATAGTAATCCTGAGTTTATAGCTTATACAGAAAAGAATGGTTTGTCTAATAATGTTGTAAAAAGTATTTTATATGATGATGATTATAATTTATGGATTTCAACAAATATAGGCCTCAACAAATACAATGCAAAAGAAGCTAGTTTTAGAAGGTTTAATGATTCTGATGGGTTGCCTTTTGAGGATTTTTGGTTTGCAGCAAGTAGGTTAGGAAATGGCAATATGTTGTTTTCTGGTTTAGACGGATTTTGTTATATAAATCCAAAAAATATAAAAAACGATGAAAAACTTCCAAAATTAGAATTTGAAAACTTTAAGTTGTTCAATAAATTAATTTTACCTGGAGATACTGTTAATAATAGAGTTTTATTAAAAAAACATTTAACCAATTCTGAAATAATAGAGTTAAAGTATAATGAGAATGTATTTTCTTTAGATTTAACAAGTCTGCATTTTTCTAATCCCGAAAATCATAAATTAAGATACAAATTATCACCCATAAATGAAGATTGGGTAGAAGTGCCTTCTAGTCAAAAAATAATTTATTACAATGGACTTCAGCCAGGGCCTTATGAATTAAATGTTATGGCGTCAAATTCATTAAATGAATGGACAGAACCAAAGAAGTTAAAAATTCTAATTACTCCACCATTTTGGAAAACAACTAAGGCATATTTTCTTTATATTTTATTAATTGGGTTAATTATATTTTTAATAGTTAGAGTTATTTTAAAAATTCAATCGTTAAACTATAAAGTACAAATAGAACAAATAGAAATTAATAATGTAAAAGAATTAAATAAGGCAAAACTTCAATTTTTTTCTAATATATCACATGAAATAAAAACTCCTTTAACTCTAATATCTGGACCTATATCAATTTTAATAAACCGTTTTAAAAATAATGCAGATGTAAAAGAAAAGTTAGAAATAGTTAAGCGACAATCAAAAAAGATTTCTCAATTAGTTGATCAAGTTCACGATTTCCAAAGGTCTGATGCCAATTTGTTAAAAATGCATTATTCAACTTTTTGTTTTGATACCTTTATTAATGAGTTGCTTACAGATTTTAAATTTTTAGCAAATAATGACAACAAAAATATTGAAATTATAAGAGAATCCGATGAAATATATGTGTCTGCAGATAAAGATAAGCTAGAAAAAATATTAAACAACTTATTAAATAACGCCTTTAAGTATACCAAAGCAAAGGATTCGATTAAAATTATATATAAAAAAGAACACAATAATTTAGTGTTAAAAGTTTGTGATACTGGTAGGGGAATAGATAAAGATGATATAGAGCATATTTTTGAACGATTCTATCAATCTCAGAAAAAACACAACACCTATATTGGAGGCTCAGGTATAGGTTTAGCTTTTTCTAAACGTTTAGTTGATATGCATTATGGTTATATTAAAGCCGAAAGTGAGTTAAATGAAGGAACTAAGTTTACAATAGTTTTGCCAATTGTACAAACAGAGTTTAATGAATATCAAAAAGAAAAAGAACTTGAAATATTAACCGCAGAAAAAACATATACTCCAAATCAAAATTTTGAAAACAATGATGATTTAAGTGGAATTGAAGTTAATAGTGAATTTGCTAATTCGAAAATATTTTTTGCCGAAGATAATAGTGACATGAGAAAGTTTGTTTCTGGAGTACTTTCAAATTTTTTCCAAATAAAATCATTTGTAAACGGAAAAGAGTGTATTAATGAAATGGAAAACGAATGGCCAGATGTTGTTGTAAGTGATGTTTTAATGCCAGAAATGAACGGGTTTGATTTATGTAAACGTATAAAATCTAATATTAAAACAAGTCATATTCCAGTAATTTTATTAACAGCTAGTACTGCTATTGAAGATCAATTACAAGGCTTAAAAGATGGTGCTGATTCTTATATTAAAAAACCTTTTAATATTCAATATTTAATTACTAGAATTGAATCGATTCTTCAAAATAGAAAACAACTTAGAGAGCGTTATAAAATGGATTTTCCTTTGAATATTGATAGGGATGAAACTAACTCTAAAGATGAAGTTTTTCTTGAAAAATTGTATAATTTAATAAAAGAAAATCTAGATAATCAAAATTTAGATTTAAATTCTTTTGCTAAAGAATTGTATTTAAATAGAACTCATTTTTATCAAAAAGTAAAGGTGCTTACTAACCAAACGCCGTTTGAATTACTTAAAAATTATAGATTAAAAAAAGCAGCTGAATTTTTACTGCAAAAGAAAATTTCAGTAAATGAAGTGTATGTAATGACTGGTTTTAAAAGCCGCACACATTTTACCAAACTGTTTAAAGAAAAATACAATACTACACCCGGTAAGTACGCAGCAGAAACTAAGAAAAAGTTTAATTCTTAG